From Alosa sapidissima isolate fAloSap1 chromosome 7, fAloSap1.pri, whole genome shotgun sequence, the proteins below share one genomic window:
- the LOC121713999 gene encoding uncharacterized protein LOC121713999, which translates to MVLLLLSYFNEKEENLFHYVKETCLANEVHVEGLPVTPCIIVCGTCCNASRQFMLSIDGKIVNDHISNFITAICLMFGSYYCLNIHYPVDLGSTLELLQR; encoded by the exons ATGGtgcttcttcttctctcctacTTCAATGAAAAAGAGGAGAACCTCTTCCACTACGTAAAGGAGACATGCCTGGCAAATGAAGTACACGTGGAAGGCTTGCCTGTGACCCCTTGCATCATTGTATGTG GAACCTGCTGCAATGCGTCAAGGCAGTTCATGCTCAGCATAGACGGCAAGATTGTGAACGACCATATCTCCAACTTCATCACTGCCATCTGCTTGATGTTTGGAAGCTACTACTGCCTGAACATCCACTATCCAGTAGATCTGGGTTCCACGCTAGAGCTCCTTCAgaggtaa